Proteins from one Leptonema illini DSM 21528 genomic window:
- a CDS encoding FHA domain-containing protein codes for MRGDGFPEPVFELPASALTFQPAADSIRFTVRESDGGETFYPARIKSVQVPTIQLKKPDSTRLYAVVIDATKSVPEKQFKESIAAARSLVEAMPDDASMAVFRINGKPSRLRNFTSNEKDLLSTLKKVKRTGKVTRIYDSLFFALKETSAYAKKRDLPVGGLVLFTDGRDEGSYLTEEDCIEIAAKGQDLQIPIFVVLNGAAKNERLFKRMALRSGGELFQKTVRFEDLTQSEEATEETATPEPSSDKLQIRYASLMPFWKAWPGSTIHVQAYYDDQLLGGASYEVPGLQAFIAAHPVLFLLFFVVLAGVLASLVWLFLSVRRKQQAESAEEPRQEERLNIPDAYGDVFIDMRDPRNNPPAEPGRMIESEDLPLDESDDPSSVKGRRRFEKEAMTLNMKEKAYVVLQMALKEAPAYDLGVLIKKQRDLNRLDHRYDLFLDETYIGNSPSATLPVKDHALSNLHAKVKRFDKKYVIFDLGGRAGTFLNGKKLLKPMPLRSGDEIRMGHTMFIFKGERG; via the coding sequence GTGCGTGGTGACGGATTTCCCGAGCCCGTATTTGAGCTGCCGGCCTCGGCGCTGACCTTTCAGCCGGCAGCCGACAGCATCCGCTTCACAGTTCGAGAAAGCGACGGCGGCGAGACGTTTTATCCGGCGCGGATCAAATCCGTGCAGGTACCCACCATTCAGCTGAAGAAGCCCGACAGTACACGACTCTATGCCGTCGTCATTGATGCCACAAAATCCGTCCCCGAGAAGCAGTTCAAAGAAAGCATTGCGGCCGCTCGCTCGCTCGTCGAAGCCATGCCCGATGATGCAAGCATGGCGGTGTTTCGTATCAACGGCAAACCGTCCCGGCTGCGCAATTTCACCTCCAATGAAAAAGACCTGCTCTCCACATTAAAAAAGGTTAAGCGCACAGGCAAGGTGACGCGTATCTACGATTCGCTGTTCTTTGCCCTGAAAGAAACGTCCGCCTATGCGAAGAAACGTGACCTCCCCGTCGGCGGACTTGTTCTGTTCACCGACGGGCGCGACGAAGGTTCTTATCTTACGGAAGAAGACTGCATCGAAATCGCAGCAAAGGGACAGGATCTACAGATTCCTATCTTCGTCGTATTGAACGGAGCGGCAAAGAATGAAAGATTATTTAAGCGCATGGCGCTCAGGTCTGGAGGCGAGCTGTTCCAAAAAACGGTGCGCTTCGAAGATCTGACACAGTCCGAAGAGGCTACTGAAGAAACCGCTACGCCCGAGCCCTCCAGCGATAAGCTACAGATTCGTTACGCCTCACTCATGCCCTTCTGGAAGGCATGGCCTGGCTCGACGATTCACGTTCAGGCCTATTATGACGATCAGCTGCTTGGCGGCGCCAGCTATGAGGTGCCCGGTCTGCAAGCGTTTATTGCCGCCCATCCCGTGCTCTTTTTGCTCTTCTTCGTCGTCCTGGCCGGTGTGCTCGCCTCTCTCGTCTGGCTCTTTTTATCAGTGAGGCGCAAACAACAGGCCGAGTCCGCAGAAGAGCCGCGACAGGAAGAGCGGCTGAACATCCCCGACGCCTATGGCGACGTCTTTATTGATATGCGTGATCCGCGTAACAACCCGCCTGCCGAACCGGGGCGCATGATCGAAAGCGAAGACCTTCCGCTTGATGAAAGCGATGATCCTTCATCTGTTAAAGGACGACGCCGGTTTGAAAAAGAGGCCATGACTCTTAACATGAAAGAGAAGGCCTATGTCGTCTTGCAGATGGCCTTGAAAGAAGCGCCCGCCTATGATCTCGGTGTGTTGATCAAGAAGCAGCGCGATCTGAACCGACTCGATCATCGTTACGATCTCTTTCTTGACGAAACCTATATCGGAAACAGCCCCTCGGCAACGCTACCCGTGAAGGATCACGCCCTTTCCAATCTACACGCCAAGGTGAAGCGTTTCGACAAAAAATACGTCATCTTCGATCTGGGCGGTCGAGCCGGCACATTCCTCAACGGTAAGAAGCTGCTCAAGCCCATGCCGCTGCGTTCCGGCGATGAGATTCGCATGGGGCATACGATGTTCATATTCAAGGGAGAACGCGGATAA
- the amt gene encoding ammonium transporter — MDRSAADILWILISAGLVLLMQAGFLAIESGLTRSKNSINVAIKNITDFGVAAIFFWVAGFALMFGTSVAGLFGSDHFLLSWSPSDMWTPAFFVFQLAFAGTSATIVSGAVAERFRFQAYIITTALISCVIYPLAGHWAWGSAYGPSTPGWLESLGFVDFAGSTIVHSVGGWVSLAALLVTGPRSGRFVEGQPPRIINGSNLPMAMLGGIILWVGWVGFNGGSTLALDVRIAGIIANTVLALGAGLVTSLLLTWLRLGFAEATAPLNGSLAGLVAVTAGAHALSPVSALFVGAVAGLLVMPTISLLERLRIDDAVGAVPVHLISGIWGTLAVGLFGDAAALGTGLGRLEQIAVQLTGIVAIGVWAFGFSYLLLKGIDRFFPLRVTLEDEKAGLNISEHRASTDLVDLLVVMEQQKHSGDLSSGVPVEPFTEVGQIAEMYNSVLHRVRSTLQENEEARLEIGKAYEKAQEEHKRAESLLLNILPPTIAEQLKSRSGIIANSFSSATVLFADIVGFTQLASKYSPEVLVRMLNRIFSAFDATLDRLGLEKIKTIGDSYMAVAGLPNERPDHAAVVVEFALRIQEIMKKFRFRDDSIIEMRVGISSGPVVAGIIGTKRFIYDLWGETVNLASRMESAGLPGEVQISEETARLLENRFAIEERGLLDLKGIGERRAFLVRGRREG; from the coding sequence ATGGACCGATCCGCTGCAGATATACTCTGGATTCTCATCAGTGCCGGGCTTGTTCTTCTCATGCAGGCCGGATTTCTCGCCATTGAATCGGGTCTTACGCGAAGCAAGAACTCGATCAACGTCGCGATCAAGAACATCACCGACTTTGGCGTCGCCGCCATCTTCTTCTGGGTGGCAGGCTTCGCCCTGATGTTTGGAACATCCGTCGCAGGCCTTTTCGGCTCCGATCACTTTTTACTGTCCTGGTCGCCTTCTGATATGTGGACGCCGGCCTTCTTCGTCTTTCAACTTGCCTTTGCCGGCACGTCCGCAACGATCGTTTCGGGCGCCGTCGCCGAACGCTTTCGGTTTCAGGCTTATATCATTACGACCGCCCTTATATCGTGCGTTATCTATCCTCTTGCCGGTCACTGGGCCTGGGGCAGCGCCTACGGCCCTTCGACGCCGGGCTGGCTTGAATCGCTCGGATTCGTCGATTTCGCCGGCTCGACGATCGTGCACAGCGTCGGCGGATGGGTTTCGTTAGCCGCCCTGCTTGTAACAGGCCCTCGCTCGGGCCGCTTTGTCGAGGGACAACCGCCGCGCATCATCAACGGTAGCAACCTGCCGATGGCCATGCTTGGCGGGATCATCCTCTGGGTGGGCTGGGTCGGTTTTAACGGCGGCAGCACGCTCGCTCTCGATGTCCGCATCGCGGGTATCATCGCGAACACCGTGCTTGCCCTCGGCGCCGGCCTGGTTACGTCGTTGCTGCTCACCTGGCTGCGCCTTGGATTCGCAGAGGCCACGGCACCGCTGAACGGATCGCTGGCTGGTTTAGTCGCCGTCACCGCCGGAGCGCATGCTCTGTCGCCGGTCTCCGCTCTGTTTGTTGGGGCCGTCGCCGGCCTTCTCGTTATGCCGACGATCAGTCTGCTTGAACGGCTTCGCATCGATGATGCCGTAGGCGCCGTTCCCGTTCACCTGATATCGGGCATATGGGGAACGCTTGCCGTCGGTCTATTCGGCGACGCTGCGGCTCTGGGAACGGGACTCGGTCGTCTTGAACAGATCGCAGTGCAGCTCACCGGTATCGTCGCCATCGGAGTCTGGGCCTTCGGGTTTTCTTATCTGCTATTGAAGGGCATCGATCGTTTCTTTCCGCTTCGTGTAACGCTTGAAGATGAAAAAGCCGGCCTCAATATATCGGAGCATCGAGCCTCCACCGATCTTGTCGATCTTCTGGTCGTCATGGAGCAACAGAAGCATTCCGGAGATCTGAGCAGCGGCGTTCCGGTCGAGCCCTTTACTGAAGTGGGCCAGATCGCCGAGATGTATAACTCGGTTCTGCATCGCGTACGTTCGACGCTTCAGGAAAATGAAGAGGCTCGTCTCGAAATCGGGAAGGCGTATGAAAAGGCTCAGGAAGAGCATAAGCGGGCCGAAAGCCTGCTCTTGAATATCCTGCCTCCGACGATTGCAGAGCAGTTAAAGTCGAGAAGCGGTATTATCGCGAACAGCTTCAGCAGCGCTACGGTGCTATTTGCCGACATCGTCGGCTTCACACAGCTTGCATCGAAGTACAGCCCCGAGGTACTTGTGCGGATGTTGAACCGCATCTTCTCGGCCTTTGATGCCACTCTCGATCGACTCGGGCTTGAGAAGATCAAAACGATCGGCGATTCTTATATGGCGGTGGCCGGTCTACCCAACGAGAGACCCGATCATGCGGCTGTCGTCGTCGAGTTTGCTCTGCGTATACAGGAGATCATGAAGAAATTCCGCTTTCGCGACGACTCGATCATTGAGATGCGCGTCGGTATATCTTCGGGGCCTGTCGTGGCCGGTATCATCGGAACGAAGCGTTTCATCTATGATCTGTGGGGCGAGACGGTCAATCTTGCGAGCCGTATGGAATCGGCTGGTTTGCCCGGTGAGGTGCAGATCTCAGAAGAGACGGCCAGGTTGCTTGAGAATCGTTTCGCGATCGAAGAAAGAGGCCTGCTTGATTTGAAAGGCATCGGAGAACGCCGCGCCTTTCTTGTGCGCGGCCGGCGGGAGGGCTGA